One window from the genome of Elephas maximus indicus isolate mEleMax1 chromosome 8, mEleMax1 primary haplotype, whole genome shotgun sequence encodes:
- the TCAF1 gene encoding TRPM8 channel-associated factor 1 isoform X2 — MATPSAAFEALMNGVTSWDVPEDAIPCELLLTGEAAFPVMVNDVGQVLIAASSYGRGRLVVVSHEDYLVEAQLTPFLLNAVGWLCSSPGAPIGVHPSLAPLAKILEGSNLESKIEPEVKDSLGVYCIDAYNETMTEKLVQFVKRGGGLLIGGQAWDWASQGDDERVLFTFPGNLVTSVAGVYFTDNKGDTSFFKVSKKMPKIPVLVSCEDDLSEDREELLHGISELDITNSDCFPSQLLVHGALAFPLGLDSYHGCVIAAARYGRGRVVVTGHKVLFTVSKLGPFLLNAVRWLDAGRRGKIVVQTELRALSSLLAVGGIDASIEPQLTSDASVYCFEPVSDVDVKELQEFVAEGGGLFVGAQAWWWAFKNPGVSPLARFPGNLLLNPFGISITSQSLNPGPFRTPKAGIRTYHFRSTLAEFQVIMGRKRGNVEKGWLAKLGPDGAAFLQIPAEEIPAYTSVHRLLRKLLSRYRLPVATRENPVINDCCRGAMLSLATGLAHSGSDLSLLVPEIEDVYSSPYLRPSESPITVEVNCTNPGTRYCWMGTGLYIPARQIIEVSLPESATSADLKIQIGCHTDDLTRASKLFRAPLVINRCCLDKPTKSITCLWGGLLYIIVPQSCKLGPVPITIKGAVHAPYYKLGETSQEEWKRRIQENPGPWGELATDNIILTLPTANLRTLENPEPLLRLWDEVMAAVARLGAEPFPLRLPQRIVADVQISVGWMHAGYPIMCHLESVQELINEKLIRTKGLWGPVHELGRNQQRQEWEFPPHTIEATCNLWCVYVHETVLGIPRGRANIALWPPVREKRVRIYLGKGPNIKNWNAWTALETYLQLQEAFGWEPFIRLFTEYRNQTNLPTDNVDKMNLWVKMFSHQVQKNLVPFFEAWAWPIQKEVATSLAYLPEWKENIMKLYLLTQMPH; from the exons ATGGCGACTCCCTCTGCTGCCTTTGAGGCCCTCATGAACGGGGTGACAAGCTGGGATGTCCCTGAAGATGCCATCCCCTGTGAACTGCTTCTGACTGGAGAGGCTGCCTTCCCGGTGATGGTGAACGACGTGGGCCAGGTCCTCATCGCTGCCTCCTCCTATGGCCGTGGCCGCCTGGTGGTGGTGTCCCACGAGGACTACCTGGTGGAGGCTCAGCTGACGCCCTTTCTCCTCAATGCAGTGGGCTGGTTGTGCTCCTCCCCTGGGGCCCCCATTGGTGTTCACCCATCTCTTGCACCTTTGGCCAAAATCCTTGAGGGCTCCAACTTGGAGTCCAAGATAGAGCCGGAAGTCAAAGACTCCCTGGGGGTTTACTGCATCGATGCCTACAATGAGACCATGACTGAGAAGTTGGTCCAGTTTGTGAAGCGGGGAGGGGGCTTGCTCATTGGGGGCCAGGCCTGGGACTGGGCCAGCCAGGGCGATGATGAAAGGGTCCTGTTTACCTTCCCTGGGAACCTCGTCACCAGTGTGGCTGGCGTGTACTTCACCGACAACAAAGGGGACACGAGTTTCTTCAAGGTCTCTAAGAAGATGCCCAAGATCCCCGTCTTAGTCAG ctgtgAAGATGACCTCTCTGAGGACAGAGAGGAACTCCTGCATGGGATCTCGGAGCTGGACATCACCAATTCGGACTGCTTCCCGTCGCAGCTGCTGGTGCACGGGGCGCTGGCCTTCCCGCTGGGGCTGGACTCCTACCACGGCTGTGTCATCGCAGCTGCCCGCTACGGCCGGGGCCGCGTGGTGGTGACTGGCCACAAGGTGTTGTTCACAGTGAGCAAGCTGGGCCCCTTCCTGCTGAATGCCGTGCGCTGGCTGGACGCTGGCCGCCGGGGCAAGATCGTGGTGCAGACGGAGCTGCGGGCACTGAGCAGCCTGCTGGCGGTGGGGGGCATTGACGCCAGCATTGAGCCCCAGCTGACCAGTGACGCCAGCGTCTACTGCTTCGAGCCTGTGAGCGACGTGGACGTCAAGGAGCTGCAGGAGTTCGTGGCAGAGGGCGGGGGCCTCTTCGTGGGCGCCCAGGCCTGGTGGTGGGCCTTCAAGAACCCGGGCGTGTCCCCTCTGGCGAGGTTCCCGGGGAACCTCCTCCTCAACCCCTTTGGCATCAGCATCACCAGCCAGAGTCTGAACCCTGGGCCCTTCCGCACACCGAAAGCAGGCATCAGGACCTACCACTTCCGCTCTACCCTGGCCGAGTTCCAGGTCATCATGGGCCGGAAGAGAGGCAATGTGGAGAAGGGCTGGCTGGCCAAGCTGGGCCCGGATGGAGCAGCCTTCCTGCAGATCCCTGCTGAGGAGATCCCCGCCTACACGTCCGTGCACCGGCTCCTGAGGAAGCTGCTCAGCCGATACCGGCTGCCCGTGGCCACTCGCGAGAACCCCGTCATCAACGACTGCTGCCGGGGCGCCATGCTCTCACTGGCCACTGGCCTGGCCCACTCAGGGAGTGACCTCTCCCTGCTCGTCCCAGAAATCGAGGACGTCTACAGCAGCCCCTACCTGCGCCCGTCAGAGTCCCCCATCACCGTGGAGGTCAACTGCACCAACCCAG GCACCAGGTACTGCTGGATGGGCACCGGGCTTTACATACCTGCCAGGCAGATCATAGAGGTCTCCCTGCCTGAGTCGGCTACCTCCGCCGACCTCAAG ATCCAGATCGGCTGCCACACTGATGACTTGACCAGGGCCAGCAAGCTCTTCCGTGCACCACTCGTGATCAACCGCTGCTGCCTAGACAAGCCGACCAAGTCCATCACTTGCCTCTGGGGTGGCCTGCTCTACATCATCGTGCCCCAGAGCTGCAAGCTGGGCCCCGTGCCCATCACCATCAAGGGGGCCGTGCACGCCCCCTACTACAAGCTGG GGGAGACATCCCAGGAGGAGTGGAAGAGGCGCATCCAGGAGAACCCAGGTCCCTGGGGGGAGCTGgcaacagacaacatcatcctgaCCCTGCCCACTGCTAACCTGCGCACCCTAGAGAACCCCGAGCCCCTGCTGCGTCTCTGGGACGAGGTGATGGCAGCCGTGGCCAGGCTTGGTGCCGAGCCCTTCCCCTTGCGCCTGCCGCAGAGGATCGTGGCCGACGTGCAGATCTCAGTGG GCTGGATGCATGCAGGGTACCCCATCATGTGCCACCTGGAGTCGGTGCAGGAACTCATCAATGAGAAGCTTATCAGGACCAAAGGGCTGTGGGGCCCGGTGCACGAGTTGGGCCGCAACCAGCAGCGGCAGGAGTGGGAGTTCCCCCCGCACACCATTGAGGCCACCTGCAACCTGTGGTGTGTGTACGTGCATGAGACGGTCCTGGGCATCCCCCGTGGCCGTGCCAACATCGCCCTGTGGCCTCCCGTTCGGGAGAAGAGGGTCAGAATCTACCTGGGCAAGGGCCCCAACATAAAGAACTGGAACGCATGGACGGCGCTGGAAACGTACCTCCAG